From the candidate division KSB1 bacterium genome, one window contains:
- the creD gene encoding cell envelope integrity protein CreD, with the protein MLGKWMKQSIGARLLIIGFLIIVFFIPAAMIQSLIRERQERRDGAINEVSAKWGQEQTLTGPILSVPYNYHFKNEKGEIVTTVMYAHFLPENLHISGKIFPEVRNRGIYEVVLYHADLHFEGIFRYPNLSDLKVPQKDIIWQDTFISVGITDMKGIKDLVTLNINDTQLLANSGIETNDVLESGISRIIDILQSNQNVVFSFDLKLNGSSGLLFTPIGKETSVEISSEWSNPSFIGEFLPESREIDNDGFNAKWKIFHLNRNYPQKWLGDKYKIQSSSFGVSLLLPVDEYQKNMRTAKYSFMFIGLTFLSFFMIELLNRKIIHPIQYLLIGFSLLVFYTLLLSFSEHMLFKYAYFLASIATVSLISTYTKSVLKSNLHTSIILGILVLLYGYLYIVLQLQDFALLMGGIGLFVILAVVMYLTRKIDWFSGVNPEENIEKKAT; encoded by the coding sequence ATGCTTGGCAAATGGATGAAACAGTCAATTGGTGCGAGACTACTCATAATTGGATTTTTAATTATCGTTTTTTTTATACCTGCTGCCATGATTCAATCTCTAATTCGTGAAAGACAGGAAAGGCGTGATGGAGCCATAAATGAAGTGAGTGCCAAATGGGGTCAAGAACAAACCTTAACAGGACCCATATTATCTGTTCCTTATAATTATCATTTTAAAAACGAAAAGGGAGAGATTGTAACAACAGTCATGTATGCACATTTTTTGCCTGAGAATTTGCATATCTCCGGAAAAATTTTCCCTGAGGTCAGGAATCGAGGTATATATGAGGTAGTACTCTATCATGCCGATTTGCATTTTGAAGGAATTTTTAGATACCCCAATCTTAGTGATTTAAAAGTACCTCAAAAAGACATTATTTGGCAAGACACATTTATTTCAGTAGGTATAACGGATATGAAGGGGATAAAGGATTTAGTTACTCTCAATATAAATGATACTCAATTATTAGCCAATTCAGGAATTGAAACAAATGACGTGCTGGAATCTGGTATCAGCAGGATTATTGATATTCTACAATCGAATCAAAATGTTGTATTTTCTTTCGATCTTAAATTAAATGGCAGCAGCGGCTTGCTGTTCACTCCAATTGGAAAAGAAACCAGTGTTGAAATTAGTTCAGAATGGTCAAATCCAAGTTTTATAGGTGAATTCCTTCCTGAATCGAGAGAAATAGATAATGATGGGTTTAATGCAAAGTGGAAAATATTTCACTTAAACAGAAATTATCCGCAAAAATGGCTCGGCGACAAATATAAGATTCAATCATCTTCTTTTGGTGTTAGTCTATTGCTTCCTGTCGATGAATATCAAAAAAATATGAGAACAGCTAAATATTCGTTCATGTTTATCGGCCTTACATTTCTTTCGTTTTTTATGATAGAATTATTAAATAGAAAAATTATACATCCTATTCAATATCTATTAATAGGATTTTCATTACTTGTATTTTATACACTTCTGCTATCGTTTTCTGAACATATGTTATTTAAATATGCTTATTTCCTGGCAAGTATTGCTACTGTTTCCTTGATTTCCACATACACAAAGAGCGTATTAAAAAGCAATCTTCACACAAGTATAATTTTGGGGATACTCGTTCTTCTTTACGGCTACTTATACATCGTTCTACAACTGCAAGATTTTGCATTGTTAATGGGTGGCATTGGACTGTTTGTTATATTAGCTGTGGTGATGTATCTGACCAGAAAGATTGATTGGTTTTCAGGAGTAAATCCTGAAGAAAATATCGAAAAAAAGGCAACTTAA